The DNA window CTGCCGCGATATCTGCACCTCGAACGAAATCTGCCTTACGGATTTACTTTGTGGATGATCCGAGTTCCGAACGGAGAGCAGCGGCACCATCTTCTTTCATGCCATGACTGGGGGCCATGGACACCGGGGCGAGAACAGGTTCCCGGCCGGGCGCCCGATTTCCGCATCTGTCGGCGGTGCGGCTGTCGCCATGTACGAGGCGGGATTCCAGATGATGGAGAGAGGTTGTATGAACGCTAACAGAGCATCAGAAAGGCAACAGACGCCAATCGAGCGCCCCATGTATGGCCTTGGATAGTTCAGTCAGCAGCAGGGCACACGACCGGCCGGCAACTTCGCATTTGGCTACGGCTGATCTACCCGGAAAGGTTTATGGACCTTCCCCCTCCAGTTCTTCGGCCCCTTCTTGTACGCCTGATGGACGCCCTGGCCGGCGAGAAATGCATTCCATGAAATCGGGATACTGGAGGGCAGCTTGCTTCCCACTGAGTTTCCCGCAGGTTATGATGGCGGACTCGATCTTGCCTTTGAGCATCCGTTCGCTATCCTGATCCTCCGAAAGGGGACTTGAACCACATCAGTTCATGCATGTGCTGGGTGCACACAAGAAAACGGAGGGTATTTGACGTTCCGCTGGGACCCTCAGCCTCGACGTTCGGCCTCGAAAACATGGAAAGGAGTATACCGATGAAGCGTAGCATTCTCGTGGTGACGCTTGCGCTGGGCATGTGCGGCATGATGACCGGCTGCGATGGAAACGGTGAGGACGGGTACGGTCTCGACAGCTTCTCTGCAACTGGAATTGATCCGGAGACTGGGGCCTATTCCTTCAGCCAAGAGGGCCACTTTGCCGTCATTGTAGATTGGTCTACAGGCATTCGATCTCTGCGATTCTCGCGGGACGGGTTTCGGTTTGACAACATTCCTATTCAGAACGGTACGTTCTTTATGGAGCATGGCGAAGTCAATGGAACCGATTGCCCTACAGACGGGTACGCGATCAGTGGTCATTTCGTCACTTCGACACGTGCCGAAGGGCGGGTCGCATATGCGACTGACTGCGAGGTGACAAGCCGACAGGACTTCACCGCGCAGAGATGACATGGGCCCCACCATGCCTCGCACCTTACGAATCACCCGCGGCGGGTTAGGCAAAGGTTAGGGCTGTCATAAAGAGGTAACAAATGAGAATCATAAATGCGTACGTGGTTACCGTTCTGACGTCCGCCTGCTTGCTAGGTTGCGCGAACCATCGGAATGAGTCCAAACCCAGGACCACACAAAAGGGCCAGATGCCGGAGTCCTTTCAGAGAGACATGGATTTCGAAGATGCCGTCAAGAACGGCGATCTCCAGAAGGCTGAGGCGCTCATCAAAGCTGGAGCTGACGTCGACAGGAACGGAAATTCCTACGGGTGGAAAGTGCTTCACTATGCAACACTCGCGACCAATGTTCCCATGATGACACTACTCATCAAGAGTGGCGCTGATCCCAACGCCCGAGACTGGCATGATGGCATCACTCCCTTACATCTTGCCGCATCACATCGCAACCTTGTGGCCGTCGAGGCACTCCTTGCGTTAGGAGCATCAGTTAACGAGCTTACCGACGAGAATTACTACGGTGCCTTCGGAGTGCCTCGTCAAGTCAACGAGAAGTACTCTGGGGGTGGGAGCATACAGAAGACGCAGTTCCGTTCCCGCGTGCTTCAGGGTGCGACGGCGCTTCATTTTGCCGCCGCGCTTGGTGATACGGATCTAGCGCAGTTGCTCTTGAAACACGGGGCGGACAGGTCTATCCGCGATTCACTTGGGCACACCCCGGCAGAACTTGCGCAAGAGAATGGCCACGATGCATTAGCGGAGATCCTCGAATCGACTGGAAATGCAGGCTCCGAATCGGGGCCCCGTGACTGACTGAGGGTTACACAATCAGCCACGGATCCCACG is part of the Kiritimatiellia bacterium genome and encodes:
- a CDS encoding ankyrin repeat domain-containing protein: MDFEDAVKNGDLQKAEALIKAGADVDRNGNSYGWKVLHYATLATNVPMMTLLIKSGADPNARDWHDGITPLHLAASHRNLVAVEALLALGASVNELTDENYYGAFGVPRQVNEKYSGGGSIQKTQFRSRVLQGATALHFAAALGDTDLAQLLLKHGADRSIRDSLGHTPAELAQENGHDALAEILESTGNAGSESGPRD